AGAGAATCCGCTCGTGCGCCGCATGCTGGTCCATCAGCACCAGGCCGCGATCGGATTCAAGGACGACGTAAAGCCTGCCGATGACGCCGACCAGACGCAGAGGCACCTTCAACAATGGCACGGCGGCGGTGGACACCGACGAAAAATTTGATTGAAGACCACGGACTGTTGAGGACGAAACCGTCGAAGGGGAAGGATTCACCGTTGCGGCCGGCGCTGCGAGCGTTGCTTGCGACAAGGGCGGCAGCCGGTTTGAAATCGGTTCGGCCGGTGGCGACAGGAGGTGCGGCAAGTCCTTCGTCTCGGGAACGACTGGGGCAGTTTTGTCAGACGGGTTCCGCCCGGCCTTCGGGACTTCCGCCCCTGGCTCAGGCCTGCCTTTGGCCGCGGACGCCGCCGTGTGAAATGCGAGCAACGTGCGGCGCACGGCTCCGGCCACTTCCCTGCGCACGGCCCTTTCGCGCCGAAACTTCACTTCCCTTTTCGCGGGATGGATGTTGACGTCCACTTCTGCGGGGTCGAGTTCGAGGAGCAAACAGCAGACGGGATAACGGCCTTTCATCAATGCCGTGTGATAACCTTCAAGCAACGCGTAGTTGAGCGCGCGATTTTCCACAGGCCGGCGGTTGACGAAGAGGTGCTGGTCCTGGCGCGTCGCCCGCGAAACTCCCGGCGCGCCAATGAAGCCCCAGATGCGGAGGGACGAGCCACACTCGCCGGCCACGGGGGGGGCCTCGCGGAATTCGTCAAGCTCATCCCCGGAATCGATGTCTGCGGTCACATCCACCGGCAGCAGCTTCATTTCCCCTCCCAGCAACGCGCGCAACCGTTCCCGAAGCGCAGCCAATCTGGACACAGGCCGGTCGTCGCTCTTCAGCGGCGGCAGCTGCCAGACGACACGCTGGTCCTGGAGAAAGGTGAAGCCGACCCCGGGAAAAGCCAGGGCCGCCAGCGTCAGGTAGTGCTGGACGTGGGTGCGTTCGGTTTCCTCACTCCGTAAGAATTTCCGGCGGGCCGGCAGGTTGTAGAACAACTGACGCGCCTCGACGCTCGTTCCCGGCGCATGGCCGGCGGACTTGACGTCCATAATCTTCCCGCCGTGAACGATCACCTGCACGGCCCCGTGAGAGTCGCCGCCACGCTCGCAACTCGTAAGCGTGAACCGGCTGACGCTGGCGATGCTGGGCAACGCCTCGCCGCGAAAGCCGAGGGTCCCGATTGCCACGAGGTCCTCGGCCTTCTGGATTTTGCTGGTGGCGTGGCGTTCCAGGCACAGTAGCGCGTCATCCTTGCTCATGCCGAATCCGTCGTCCGTGACGCGAATCAGGCTGCGACCTCCCGCCTGGATTTCGACCGTAATGCGGCTGGCGCCCGCGTCGAGCGCGTTTTCAACCAGTTCCTTGACCACGCTCGCAGGCCGCTCGACGACTTCCCCGGCGGCGATCTGGTTGGCGACCAGTTCGGACAGGAGGCGGATGCGGTTCATGCCGATAGGCTAGAAGCAACGCCGGGAAAATCGAATGGAATTTTCCTCCCGGTGTCAGCCGTGGGCGACGACGGATCCCGTCAACCCTTGTGCCCGTCTTCTCTTCGAATCGGCAGGCTGAAGGCAAAGATGGCACCACGGCCCGGCTCGCTGCGGGCATTTATTTTGCCGTAGTGGTCCTCCACGATTTTTCTGCAGATGGAAAGACCAAGGCCCGTGCCTTGCGCCTTGCCGTAGGTGGCGAAAGCCTCGAACAACCGGGGCGCGATTTCCGGCGCGATCCCTTTGCCGGTGTCTTCGATCTCGGTCTCCACTTCATTTTCATGCCGCCGAAACCGGATTTTCACCTTGCCTCCGTCCGGCATGGCGTCGCACGCGTTGTTGATAATGTTGTAAAAGACGTGCGGCAACCGCGTCGGATCCACGAGCAGCGCAATCGCCGGCGGATCATTTTCCAACTCGACCGTCACTGATTTGGCCGCAACCTCCGACCGGATGTCGTCGACGAGTTGCTTGACGAAATCAGCGTAATCGGTCCGTGCCAGGACAACGGTGGAGGCCGAGCCGCGGGTGAATTCGAGCAGCTCGTTGATCATGTTGTTCAGGCGATCGATTTGTTTGCGGATGCGGTTCTTGGCGGTCAGGCGCATCTCGGCCGTGGCGTTGTCCATCGCTGCCATCTCGGCCGAGATGCCGATGATGTTGAGCGGATTCTTGAAGTCATGGACGATGGACCGCGCGAAACGCCCCACGAGCGTCAGACGTTCTGCCTGGAGGACTTCCTGGGTGTACTGATGGTTGAAATCCCGCATGCGCAGGCTGAACTCCTTGACCAGACCGACCGCCAGGTTCGGCGAACGAGCAAGGATTTTGAGCAAATCGTCCCGGAGAATGAAATAAACCTGGGTATCTGTCTCGGCTGTGGCGGTTGCCGAACGCGGCTGGCTGTCCAGTACCGCCATTTCACCGAAGAAATCACCTTCCCCAATCCGGGAGAGAACGCGCCGCTGATCCTGACCCACCAAACAGGTGATTTGCACCCTGCCCTCGACGATGATGTAGAGCCCGTCGCCGGGATCCCCTTCCTGAAAAATATTGCGCCCGGCTTTGTAGGACTTGAGTTGAGCGGTCTGTTCCAGAGCCTGTAATTCGGCGGCAAGCATTCCGCTGAACAGTTTGCTCGTTTTCAGGACAACCATGAGGCGCGAGTGTAGCGAAAAAACCCGCATCGTAAAGCACAGAGATGATGAACCGTACGTGACGCACGCACCACGAGCCTCCGGCTGCGCAGATTCGAAACCAGAATGAGAGAGCCATTCGCCCACGCATGCAAACGAACGCGAGAGAGACTGTGCGTGAATGCTGGAGTTTCCGCTCGCTTGTCGGCATGCTCGCCTCCGGTCGCACATCAACAAATGAAGAAACCGCGCGTTGCCGTGATCGTCGGGACCCGGCCTGAAGCAATAAAAATGGCTCCTGTCATAAGGGCATTGAGACAATCACGCGCCCTGCTTCCCGTGACGATTTCCACTTCGCAACATCGGGAGATGGTGCGCGAGGTTTTTCGCGACTTCGGCATTACCCGGTTTGACGATCTCCAGATGATGCGCCGCGGCCAGACCTTGTGGAATCTCTCGAGCCGCCTCGCAGCCGCGCTGGGCCGCTACCTTGAAGCGCACCCGGTGGACGCTGTGCTGGTTCAGGGCGACACATCCACGGCGTTGTTCGGCGGTCTGTGCGCCTTCTACCACCGAATTCCCGTGGGCCATGTCGAGGCTGGACTGCGCACCGGAGACCGTTACTCGCCCTTTCCAGAAGAGATCAACCGGCGGCTGCTGGGCGCACTGGCCACCTGGCACTTTGCGCCGACACGGGACGCCGTCAAACAGTTGAAGCGCGAGGGAGCGCCCGGGCGGGCAGTCTTTCTTACCGGCAACACCGTGGTGGACGCGTTGCGCTGGATGGCGCCTCGGAACAACGACATGACTCTGCGGAAACTTGTCGGCCGGGAAGGGATGAAGCGCCGACTCGTGCTGGTGACCTGCCACCGGCGGGAGAGTTTCGGTGCGCCGATGCGGCGGATCGCCGGTGCGATTGAGACGGTCGCGCGAGCGCATGATGACATCATCGTTCTCTTTCCGGTTCACCCGAATCCGGAGGTGCGGCGTGCCGTTGTACCACGCCTCGGTTCGGTGCCCAATGTGGTCTTGTGTCCGCCTCTTGATTACGCCCAGTTCCTCTCCGTGCTCAAACACGCGTGTTTTGTTCTTTCGGACTCGGGTGGGGTGCAGGAGGAGGCTGCGGCTTTAGGCAAACCGGTTTTGGTGTTGCGGGAGCACACGGAGCGCCAGGAAGGTGTCCGGGCCGGCGCTTTGAAGTTGGTGGGAGCGGATCCCGGGCGCATCACGCAGGAGAGCGAGCGCCTGCTGCGTGACGCGAACACGTACCGCAACATGAACAGGCCTTCGAACGTGTTTGGAGACGGCCATGCCGCCCGCCGCATTGTGAAAATCCTCGAGGAACGCCTGCGAAAACAGGCCCGCTAAACCTGCGGCTCAGGCGCAGACCAGCTTGTTCATGGCGCCGACCAGTTCAGCAACGCGAAATGGTTTGCCAAAGAAATCGACCTTCGGCTGGCTTGTGGCACGAATGACACCCGCCTTGTCGGGCGCTCCGGAAAGCAGCAGAAGCGGGGTTTGGTTGCCGGCCGCGCGAAGGCGTTCAAGAAATTCCACCCCGTCCATCCCGCCAAGCCGATAATCGGCGATGATCAGATCGAATTGTCGCGACCCGAGAATTTCGAGCGCACGCTCCGCGCTGGTCACTTCACACACGTCTCTGACACCCAGGGCACTCAGCACGTGGGAAATGGTTTCCAACGCCGCCCCGTCGTCGTCAATCACCAGAATCGAGGAAATGGCCTGCACAGCTACCGTCCAGCAGCAGACATGCCACTGGCGAATGGCCCGTTAAACGCGGAGCCGATCACTCCCGTCACACACGGTTGTCCCCCGTCGAGTCCATGATCGAGACACAGTGAGGTGAGCCAACATCCTGCCGCTTGCGTAATCGCAAATGCTCGTCATTCCTCTCTGAGCTGTGCGGACGATGATTGACCAACCCGCGAACAGCGTTTACAACTTCGGCATCGTTCGGACCCAACAACTCAAAAGTGGTGTGCCCTTTGAACGTCTATTCGTGAAATGAGGACGCCGTGTTTCCGCGGCGTGGCCCGAAGCTGGCGGCGCTGATTGATACTTCGGAGCGCCGACAGGCCGGGGGCATGGACCTTTCTTCGCGCCGGTCCGGTTGAAAATGCACAACAAGCACGCAGGTTTCTTTCTGTTCTGCGCAACGCTGATTTCGTCTCCGTTGACCGGACAACCAGCGGGTAGCGTCGGACGCGAGGGACCCGCCGGGACCGTCGAATCGATTTCCCTTCCGCTAATCCGGACCGATCAGGAGCAATTCAGCGGGGACTGGGCCGTCAAGGATTTCTTTGTTCGATTCCCGGAACATATCGGCTTTCGTGGCGGCGGCGAGCTGCGACTTGCTTTGTACCCGACCCTGGAGGTCCTTTCGCGCTTGTGCACCATCAACGCCTCGCTCAACGGTAAACGGCTTTCGGGCGCCACGGTGGAGGGAAAGAATCTTACCAACATCAACGACATCGCCATTCGCGTTCGCTTTCCTGTCCCGGACGGCTGGCTCGCGCACGGGTGGAACCGTGTTACCGTTGGATTCATTCTGAAAAAACCCGACGTGGACCCGGGCGCGGCACCCGAACCGGGAACATGGACGATTCGCCAGGCGGACTCATTTCTGACGACCCGATTCGAACGGTTGCCTTTGTTTCCTGAACTACTCCGGTTTCCTGGCTCCCTGGGCGAGGAGAAGCTCCTCCACGCCGGGCGCGACTCGACCGATCCAAAGCCGATCACAGTGACAGTGCTGTTTCCTGCGAAAGTCCGCGCCGCGCATCTGCGCGCCTGCGCTGTCATCGGCGCCCGCCTGGGTCAAACCGGCTACATGGACGTTGACGACTGCCGAGTCGCTCCCATTGAGGATTGGCAGACGGAGATGCGCGATCGAAACGGTTTGATCGTAGGGCTGAAGGACGAGGTTGCGAGTGTGTCGGTGCCGCCAGACGTGACTGAAAAACTGGGATCGCTGCGGGCCGGGCAGGGATTAATCGCTGAATTCATTCAAGGCGTCCTGCCGGACCAACATCGGTGGTTACTCGTGGCGGGAGCCGACGACGATGGTCTCGAGAAGGCGGTCCTGACACTGGGCAGTGCCGCGGCGCTTGAGTCAGCGCCCCCGAACCCCATCGTCATCGACACAACGCCGGCTGTTTCTCCAGAACTGGAGGCGATTGCGCAGCCGGGGGCGACGCGAGTTTTTCTCAAGGATTTGGGTGTCCGGCAGATCCGGCTGAGCGGCATTCACACGAGTGAACAATCCATTTCGGGCTGGCGTTTGCCGCCTGGTTTCGAGCTTTCCTCCGGCGTGCTACACCTGCGATTCAATCATTCGACTGCTCTCCTGATTCCGGGATCTTCGCTTGAAATGCTCGTCAACGGCATAAAAGCCGGGACGGTCGAGCTTGCGGCGGATACTGCGGCGGCGGGATTCACCGACGTGTCCCTACCCGGGGGGTTGAGTGGCCGCGATCCGATGACACTCACATTTCGCGCGCGGCTGGACGTGGCGTCAGTCGAATGCGATGCCCGCAAGGAAGAAGAACCATGGGTTGCTGTTTCCGGCGATTCGGAGTTGCAGACGACGCCTTCTCTGACGCGTGTCCAAGACCTGAGCCAGGCCGGTCGGCTTCTCCTGCGCGACAGCTTCCTGCGTCGCGCCGCTTTTTTGGTTCCCGAAAACCCGTCGCGAGAAGAACTGCGATGGCTGCTGGCGGTATCGATGACTCTGGGAAAACAGCTCCCTTCATCGCCCGTGCTGTGGCCGGAGGTTTGCACCTATTCGAAAACATCCCCGCCTCCGGTGGTGCGCCTGGCGGACCGGTCGGTCGTCTTACTGGGTGCGGTCGGTCAATGGGACGCCGCACTGCCGCCCGAGTCGCCGGTGTTGGTAACGATCACCGATGAAGATCGCGGCTCTGCCCGAATGCAGGGACGCGAAGTGAACATCGCCGCTTTTGAACCCACGCTTACGTTCATGCAGATGATGACCTCGCCGTGGTCTCGAGGTGAATTGCTCGTTGCCGCCGGAGGCTGGCGGGAGTTCACCACCCCGACCCTTCTCCGGATGTTGACGGCGCCGGAGGCGGCCAGCCAGCTGCACGGCAATGTTTGCGCGATGGATGCCCTCGGTCGAGTCGCGGCGTACGATACACGGAACCCGGCGCGCGACTCGCTGGCCGAGCGAATTCAAAACAGTATCCCGGCCGGCCTCAGCGTCGAGGAGACGCAGGAGCGTTTGGCGGCGCAGATGTCCCGTCTGCGCGGGCAGGGCCGTGCAAACACCATCGTGTTCTACACCTGCGGCGTTCTTTTCATTCTGATTGTCGGCTGCCGCTTCCTGTTTATGTGGGAGCGCGCCCATCTTTTGAAGCAGGCCAGTGTCCGCCAACACTCGATCGGGGAGATTTCATGAGACCGTCCGCAACCGCGCGTATCATGATCGTCCTGAACGCCGTGTCGCTCGCGGCGCTCCAGGCCGCGACCGAGGCCCCGATGCGGCCCGTCGCGGGTGCCGGTGCTGAAGCGCGAACGCTGGTTTTTTATGCGAATACGCGTCCGGCCTATTCGCTGGCAAACGGTCTTGAGGCTCTGAAACTGCACCTCCAACGGGTCGCCACCCGTGTGGAAGTAATGGTGATTTCGAATGCAACGCCGGATCGCGTTGCCGGCGCGGACTACATCGTGGTGTATTGCCCGCAATCCCTGCCCGACATGTCAAATGACTTTCTCCATTCGATTGCCGGAGCAAACAAGCCGGTGCTTTGGATCGGTTACGGCGCGGACAGACTCGCGGAGATGGCTCCGTTCAAGGGCCAGTTCGACATTTCCGAGTTCACCGCGGCCAGAAGTGCCACCAAGGTGAGTTATAGGGGACGCGATTGGCCGGTCGCGGTGGATTCGTGGATCCCGGCCCGTCTTGCGACCAATTCCACCGCGCAGGTGTTGATGTCGGTGCCGGACCCGGATTCGAGTCCGCAGGCGACAAGCCCGCTCAGTTGGAAAGCGGCCCACGCCACGTTCTTCGCCTCCGATCCCTCCGTCGGAATGATGGGATTGTTGTTCGAAGATCTGCTGTTCGATTTTTTCGCGGTCAAACAATTCCCTGCTCCGCGCGTTTTCCTGCGGATCGAAGATTACCATTGCCAGTGCAATCACCGTGAATTTCGCCGCATGGTGGATTACCTGTTCGCGCGCGGCCATCCGTTCATGGTCGCCGTCCGTCCGGATTACCGCGACCCGTCGTCCGGTGAACTGCGCGACCTGGATTCCCAGCCAGAATTCGTGGAGGCGTTGCGTTACGCGGAGCAGCGGGGCGGCCGATTGGTCATGCGGAGCGGTTCGCGCGCCCACGCCAACGAAAGGGACGAGGGGTACGAATTCTGGGACGCGCAACTTGACCGCCCGATCGCCGGGCAAACGTCCGAGTCTGTCAGCGATCAGTTGCGCCAGGAAGCCCGCCGGATGTTGCGCCACGGATTGCTCCCGCTGGCTTGGGAGACACCGGACTACGCGGCTTCAAGCGCCGCGTATTCCGAAATCGCGCGCGGGTTTTCAACCGCGATTGAGCGCGTTCAACTGTCGGATGCGACATGCCTGGCGAACGCTGAAACCGGCGGGCTGACGATTGACAGCTACGGACGCCTGATCGTTCCGGAGAACCTCGGCTATGTGCGGGACACGCCTTCGGGGTTCGACGACCCCATCAGGTTGCGCGCCGAAATCATCACCCGGTTGCGCGGCGCGACGGCGGGTTGTTCCATCCACCCCTATCAATCCCTTGAAAAGCTCGCTGCCGTGGTGGGAACCCTCGAACGATTTCAGGTTCCGTTCCTTGATCTTGCGGATTTGGACAACTGCGTCGAACTGCCGGATGCCCTGTTACTGACGGGCAATGCCCGGCGCACGATCAGACTGCGGAACATGGCGGTACGATCCAGGGCGTACGATCGGACGGGCAGGCTGCTGGTGGAAAAACGCGAGCCAGTTGTTACGTCCGGGGAAAGGACATTCCAACGGACTGGCGCGGGTGACTGCGAACTTTTCGAGTTTAACGAGGCGAATTGATGAGGAAGGCCTTTCTCTATCTGGCATCGATGGTGTTGTTGGTGACACGCGCATCGGCAGCCGGGACGGAGGTCGGAGGCGGTGACTCCGCCCGGTTCCAGGCGTACAGTTTTTATGAGCAGAAGCGGTTTGAAGAGGCGGCCGTGCTGTTCAGGGAGTACGTCGAGCAGAACCCCGCGGACTTGCGCGCGGCGTTTGATTATGCGGCGTTGCTGTCGCAGTTGAATCGGCATGACGAAGCTGCGAACGCCCTCGAAAACATCCACAAGAACAATCCGCGATACGAGGTCGCCTATTTCCGGCTTGGAGTCGAATATGTCACCCTCAGGCGTTACCCGGAAGCAGGTCGGGTTTTTGCCGAGCTGGAGCGTTCCTCGAACCACGATCTTGCGCTTGCCGCGATCGAGGCCAACCGCCGCCTCCAAGAGGACGTCGCGCGAGAAAGGCGTTTTGAAGCCGAACGCAGGGTTTTCGATCTGGCCGGACAATTCAAACATCAAGAGGTCATCGATGCCGTCAACGCGTTGGAAAAGACCGCTCCGCTGTCCTTTGCCATGGCGATGCAACGGCTTTATGCGCTGCAAAGCCTGGGCCAGTATTCGCTCGCGCTGGATATTGCCAGTCGCCTGTCGCTTGACCACCCCTCCGCTCCCGATCTTGCGTTGCTGCGTGCTGACCTGCTGGCGCAGATCGGACGCCGTCCTGAAGCGGTTTCCATCTGGCGACAGATCGAGCGCGACAACGCGGGTACGGCGTCCGCGGTTGAAGCCGCGCGTCGCCTCCAGGCCGCGGCTGAACTGGAAGCGGGGGAGCGTGTCTTCGATCTGGCGCGACAGCAACGACATCACGAGGTTGTCGAGGCCATCAATGATCTCGAAAAAACGGGTCCTGTGTCCCTCGTGTTGGAAAAGCAGCGGATTTACGCCTGGCAGGCGTTGGGGCAGCAGAACCGCGCGTTGTCCCGCGCGAACAAACTTGCGGTGGTCAACCCGAACGACGCGGAACTGGCGCTGCTCCGGGCCGGGCTGCTGAAGGAACAGGACCGGTGGGATGACGCGGCCGAAATTCTTCGGCAAGTTGCGCGCGACCATTCCGGCACGACCGCGGCATTCGAAGCGGAGAGACAACTCCGCGCCGATTCCGCCCGCCGCGAAAAAAACAGGGCCGTGACGCACGTCTTCGACGAGGACCGACGACACAACCATCGAGCCGTTGTCGCGGCGATCGACGAGTTGGAGAAACGAGGGGAGGTCGATTGGATTCTACAACTGCAACGCCTCTACGCGCTGGAGGCGCTGGGCGAATACTCCGTGGCGTTGGAAAAAGCGGCCGCGCTCGCCGTCGCACATCCCCGGGCCACCGACCTGGCGCTGTTGCGGTCCCAGCTTCTGGCCGAAAACGATCAGCGCGACGAAGCGATCAAGATCCTGCAGCAGTTGCGGCAGGATTTCGCCGGCACACCGGTGGCCGAGGAAGCCGCGAAGCGGCTCAATGAGGTCGCCGTGCCTTCCGCCACGCGCCGCGCCGAGCAGCACGTCTTTGAACTGGCGGCCCGGAACCAGCACCGGGAGGTTGTCGCCGCGGTGGACGAGCTGGAGGGGCGGGGTGAGCTCCCCTGGTTGATACAAATGCAGCGGCTGTACGCGTTGCAGGCGCTGGGCGAAACCGCACGCGCGCTCGAACTAGCCGGGCGGTTGACCGTGGGCCATCCGGAGGCAGCCGACC
This genomic window from Candidatus Angelobacter sp. contains:
- the mutL gene encoding DNA mismatch repair endonuclease MutL, whose amino-acid sequence is MNRIRLLSELVANQIAAGEVVERPASVVKELVENALDAGASRITVEIQAGGRSLIRVTDDGFGMSKDDALLCLERHATSKIQKAEDLVAIGTLGFRGEALPSIASVSRFTLTSCERGGDSHGAVQVIVHGGKIMDVKSAGHAPGTSVEARQLFYNLPARRKFLRSEETERTHVQHYLTLAALAFPGVGFTFLQDQRVVWQLPPLKSDDRPVSRLAALRERLRALLGGEMKLLPVDVTADIDSGDELDEFREAPPVAGECGSSLRIWGFIGAPGVSRATRQDQHLFVNRRPVENRALNYALLEGYHTALMKGRYPVCCLLLELDPAEVDVNIHPAKREVKFRRERAVRREVAGAVRRTLLAFHTAASAAKGRPEPGAEVPKAGRNPSDKTAPVVPETKDLPHLLSPPAEPISNRLPPLSQATLAAPAATVNPSPSTVSSSTVRGLQSNFSSVSTAAVPLLKVPLRLVGVIGRLYVVLESDRGLVLMDQHAAHERIL
- a CDS encoding ATP-binding protein, whose product is MVVLKTSKLFSGMLAAELQALEQTAQLKSYKAGRNIFQEGDPGDGLYIIVEGRVQITCLVGQDQRRVLSRIGEGDFFGEMAVLDSQPRSATATAETDTQVYFILRDDLLKILARSPNLAVGLVKEFSLRMRDFNHQYTQEVLQAERLTLVGRFARSIVHDFKNPLNIIGISAEMAAMDNATAEMRLTAKNRIRKQIDRLNNMINELLEFTRGSASTVVLARTDYADFVKQLVDDIRSEVAAKSVTVELENDPPAIALLVDPTRLPHVFYNIINNACDAMPDGGKVKIRFRRHENEVETEIEDTGKGIAPEIAPRLFEAFATYGKAQGTGLGLSICRKIVEDHYGKINARSEPGRGAIFAFSLPIRREDGHKG
- the wecB gene encoding UDP-N-acetylglucosamine 2-epimerase (non-hydrolyzing), whose amino-acid sequence is MKKPRVAVIVGTRPEAIKMAPVIRALRQSRALLPVTISTSQHREMVREVFRDFGITRFDDLQMMRRGQTLWNLSSRLAAALGRYLEAHPVDAVLVQGDTSTALFGGLCAFYHRIPVGHVEAGLRTGDRYSPFPEEINRRLLGALATWHFAPTRDAVKQLKREGAPGRAVFLTGNTVVDALRWMAPRNNDMTLRKLVGREGMKRRLVLVTCHRRESFGAPMRRIAGAIETVARAHDDIIVLFPVHPNPEVRRAVVPRLGSVPNVVLCPPLDYAQFLSVLKHACFVLSDSGGVQEEAAALGKPVLVLREHTERQEGVRAGALKLVGADPGRITQESERLLRDANTYRNMNRPSNVFGDGHAARRIVKILEERLRKQAR
- a CDS encoding response regulator; amino-acid sequence: MQAISSILVIDDDGAALETISHVLSALGVRDVCEVTSAERALEILGSRQFDLIIADYRLGGMDGVEFLERLRAAGNQTPLLLLSGAPDKAGVIRATSQPKVDFFGKPFRVAELVGAMNKLVCA
- a CDS encoding cellulose biosynthesis cyclic di-GMP-binding regulatory protein BcsB — protein: MHNKHAGFFLFCATLISSPLTGQPAGSVGREGPAGTVESISLPLIRTDQEQFSGDWAVKDFFVRFPEHIGFRGGGELRLALYPTLEVLSRLCTINASLNGKRLSGATVEGKNLTNINDIAIRVRFPVPDGWLAHGWNRVTVGFILKKPDVDPGAAPEPGTWTIRQADSFLTTRFERLPLFPELLRFPGSLGEEKLLHAGRDSTDPKPITVTVLFPAKVRAAHLRACAVIGARLGQTGYMDVDDCRVAPIEDWQTEMRDRNGLIVGLKDEVASVSVPPDVTEKLGSLRAGQGLIAEFIQGVLPDQHRWLLVAGADDDGLEKAVLTLGSAAALESAPPNPIVIDTTPAVSPELEAIAQPGATRVFLKDLGVRQIRLSGIHTSEQSISGWRLPPGFELSSGVLHLRFNHSTALLIPGSSLEMLVNGIKAGTVELAADTAAAGFTDVSLPGGLSGRDPMTLTFRARLDVASVECDARKEEEPWVAVSGDSELQTTPSLTRVQDLSQAGRLLLRDSFLRRAAFLVPENPSREELRWLLAVSMTLGKQLPSSPVLWPEVCTYSKTSPPPVVRLADRSVVLLGAVGQWDAALPPESPVLVTITDEDRGSARMQGREVNIAAFEPTLTFMQMMTSPWSRGELLVAAGGWREFTTPTLLRMLTAPEAASQLHGNVCAMDALGRVAAYDTRNPARDSLAERIQNSIPAGLSVEETQERLAAQMSRLRGQGRANTIVFYTCGVLFILIVGCRFLFMWERAHLLKQASVRQHSIGEIS
- a CDS encoding DUF2334 domain-containing protein — protein: MRPSATARIMIVLNAVSLAALQAATEAPMRPVAGAGAEARTLVFYANTRPAYSLANGLEALKLHLQRVATRVEVMVISNATPDRVAGADYIVVYCPQSLPDMSNDFLHSIAGANKPVLWIGYGADRLAEMAPFKGQFDISEFTAARSATKVSYRGRDWPVAVDSWIPARLATNSTAQVLMSVPDPDSSPQATSPLSWKAAHATFFASDPSVGMMGLLFEDLLFDFFAVKQFPAPRVFLRIEDYHCQCNHREFRRMVDYLFARGHPFMVAVRPDYRDPSSGELRDLDSQPEFVEALRYAEQRGGRLVMRSGSRAHANERDEGYEFWDAQLDRPIAGQTSESVSDQLRQEARRMLRHGLLPLAWETPDYAASSAAYSEIARGFSTAIERVQLSDATCLANAETGGLTIDSYGRLIVPENLGYVRDTPSGFDDPIRLRAEIITRLRGATAGCSIHPYQSLEKLAAVVGTLERFQVPFLDLADLDNCVELPDALLLTGNARRTIRLRNMAVRSRAYDRTGRLLVEKREPVVTSGERTFQRTGAGDCELFEFNEAN
- a CDS encoding tetratricopeptide repeat protein, which translates into the protein MRKAFLYLASMVLLVTRASAAGTEVGGGDSARFQAYSFYEQKRFEEAAVLFREYVEQNPADLRAAFDYAALLSQLNRHDEAANALENIHKNNPRYEVAYFRLGVEYVTLRRYPEAGRVFAELERSSNHDLALAAIEANRRLQEDVARERRFEAERRVFDLAGQFKHQEVIDAVNALEKTAPLSFAMAMQRLYALQSLGQYSLALDIASRLSLDHPSAPDLALLRADLLAQIGRRPEAVSIWRQIERDNAGTASAVEAARRLQAAAELEAGERVFDLARQQRHHEVVEAINDLEKTGPVSLVLEKQRIYAWQALGQQNRALSRANKLAVVNPNDAELALLRAGLLKEQDRWDDAAEILRQVARDHSGTTAAFEAERQLRADSARREKNRAVTHVFDEDRRHNHRAVVAAIDELEKRGEVDWILQLQRLYALEALGEYSVALEKAAALAVAHPRATDLALLRSQLLAENDQRDEAIKILQQLRQDFAGTPVAEEAAKRLNEVAVPSATRRAEQHVFELAARNQHREVVAAVDELEGRGELPWLIQMQRLYALQALGETARALELAGRLTVGHPEAADLALLRADLLIRARRWQNAAAALKQIKREHRGEPVAQEADRRLEAIPSAANLDRWYWGEAYLSGDYLGRFGTLVGSGFVRHGTFVPHARWLQPFQEFRFSVDTRSRIGGQRSVISDNFTDVSLGLRAQPLAAEYLYFYVSGGLNKDLLGRRDGGNWTEDFRAGVYGFKSWGPGTVLRAITPGELIPTTGFVPALSAGEETAEPSAARRFFWRLDWFADAGADFSYYKRYADWIGYGQTHEGFRVFQLGAHVGFDMYAVQNISWDARGNYFDNLVELGPGLRWLWAPRRGLEVVLRGEWLKGYYMGRDDRGTRGNSEGRYDDFRAGLSVGVRW